In Brachyhypopomus gauderio isolate BG-103 chromosome 2, BGAUD_0.2, whole genome shotgun sequence, the DNA window GGACACGGGGTCGGAGACGACGAACGTGgacgtggaggaagaggaggaggacgacgatGACGATGTCGCACCGATGTCGAAAGAGGCAGCAGAGGTCAGCACAACTGGCCCAGGTACCAGAGAGCCAGACGAGGAACCCGGGACCGACCCCGCTGGGCCCGTTCCCCAGCCTGACTCTGACGACTGCCCAGACCTGGAGCAGGAGACTGAGATAGACTAAGTGGAACTGCTCCTTTGGTGATCCCACTTGTGACGCCACCCTGACGCTCGCGTCTGCTGACTCACCGTGCTGAATTAGCTCTGCACCCGCTGTTTGTTTAAGAACATTCTAGAAAGCAGTATTTCTTCTTTTCTTGGAGAACAGTGGAGCTCTTGTGTGTACGTTGGCGTTATGGTTTGGGAGTGTTCTTCAATGCACACCTTTGTgtgcttttttttctcttttgtttttttttgtctgagcACCATTGTTTTGCTTCAAGTTTTTTTTCTGCTGTGGTGCTACATGTGTAAGTAAGAGTCATAAATATGTCTACAGGAGTGAATGATTAGGctagaatggtgtgtgtgtgtgtgtgtgtgtgtgtgtgtgtgtgtgtgtgtgtgtgtgtgtgtgtgtgtgtgtgtgtgtgtgtgtgtgtgtgtgtgtgcgcgtgtacgcATGCGCGCCTGACGTGAGAGGCGGAGGCGGAGAGCAGAATCTGTTTTTATAAATATGTCCAACTGGGCGAGAAGCCGCCCACATGTTTTTTAGCTGTCTTAACACTGGAGaacgcgagagagagagactggcggGTCTGTCCAGTGCTGCTGTCTTCTGGAGGACTCTCACTCTGACTCTACATACATTCACACTTCAACAGCAGCTTGTGTAAAGTCCTTTGAGTCATCTCCACTCCCCCTCAAGGTTGCAAGAGAACATAGATTAGTGTTCTGCAGAGCTCACTCGCAAAAGACGTGTCCCCATTGTCAGTAGGGGCACCGTTGGCACACAATTCAGGGTCCTGCAACACTCTGACCTGATTCCACATGGCATGGTCCATTCTGCCCAACGAATGACGGCTCAGAAGTGAAATCAgggcctttttttgtgtgtgcgcaggCGTGTTCGTCTGGAGACCCACGTTGTCAAACAGTTTAGCTTTTAAGATTTGGCTTGGTTTTGTTTCCCCTGCTGAATCATAGCAGTCCGCTCTGGTTTGTTAACATTAAAACGTGGGTTGACTTGTCTCTCCAGGAATGCAGACATCTCTCGTTCAAGGGTCTTGACATCATGCCAAGGGCATTTTCAAACTCCAGTCTTGTGAGCACCTCCGGTTCTTTGACGCATCACTGCCTTCTTCGTCCTCCCGAGCAGCTGCCACAGGGCTCTGTAATGAGACTGTTGGCCAGGCAAAATGGCATCAGGGTGCGGGCAGACCGGATTTTTTACTGAGAGTGTAACCCTAGGACGAGTCCCCAAAtgcagtgtgtttgtgcaggacAGGAGTCTGAACTGGTCAGTGTGGGTCAGCTCCGTACTGAAGTGTGTCACCCAACCTCTATTGGTCTGGTCTGGACTGGTTAGTGTGGGTCAGCTCCGTACTGAAGTGTGTCACCCAACCTCTATTGGTCTGGTCTGGACTGGTTAGTGTGGGTCAGCTCCGTACTGAAGTGTGTCACCCAACCTCTATTGGTCTGGTCTGGACTGGTTAGTGTGGGTCAGCTCCGTACTGAAGTGTGTCACCCTACGGCTgccttttgtttttttaaggttttatacccttgattaaaaatataaaaatctaattaaaaaacaaaagctGACCCACCGGGATTAATCCATTCTGTGTTTGAGTCAGTAACCTTACAGGGGAAGACTGTTGTCTGCCTGTTAGGATCATTGCTTTCATTAGGTGTATAGAATGTATTGACACCACTAGTAAGGCCATTCTTACCCCAAGGAAAGGCTGATTAAAAATAATTGGTTTGATGTGTTAAACAAAAATTGTACCCTACATGTTCTGGGAGCACATCTGTCTAAAATCAAATATTTGTGATCCGCAATAactaatttattattttttttaaacggACTAATTTATTTCACTTAGTTATTCAGTAGTGAGAATGGCAACCAACGTATGATTTTTTCACTTCTTAAACAGTAGCACATTAAAAGGGTGTAGATATGCTCAACTGATAATGCAGGAACGCTATGAAGGAGTGTTTCTCTCTGGAAGAGTTGTTTGTAGTAAAAAGCCGTCGGATTTTGTAAAACAATATTAAAAGCAATACAGTCAGTTTGTGTGAACTTGCAGTATTTTCACTCTAATGTAAATTTATCCTTaagcagaaaagaaaagaacaatTAAAATGTGTCAGATGACATGTTTGTTTGTATGCTGTGTAAATTGCAACATGCTTTTAATCTATTATGATTCCTTTACCAACAGACATTAAAGAAATGCAATAAATTATTCTACATACAGTGGTGGGCTGTTTTCACTTTTGTCACCTAGTGTCATTTTTGTAGTTGAATCTTAAAGTGATTTTCTTGGATGCCATGTTTGTCTGTATACATTGGCTGTAACTGTAGCCTTGTCCAGATTTTCTGTTGTTTCTTATAAGCAGAATCACACTGATAACTCCAGATTTTCAGATTCCCAGAACTGCACAAAAGTTTAGTATTTGGAAATTCAGCTAACCGTGACATGCTCAGAATAGAATACGCAGTCTCAGGAAATGGATCACAACTCATTTCTCATTCTATAAAATCAGTAATAACGTCATAATACCACATCTGTATAGGCCCATAATTCttcatctaaccctaaccctaaccgttTTTTTTTAAGAGTCTAGTCTTCAGAGGAAAGAAGCTTACTACTAgtttaaaaatgttaaaaatgagtttacattaaaataaatgttcACAAACCACATTTGCAGAAAGCGACCATCCTTTAAACTCCAGCGTGTTTCCTATAGAGTGGAATTTAGAGGAAGTTTAAACTCCAGCGTGTTTCCTATAGAGTGGAATTTAGAGGAAGTTTAAACTCCAGCGTGTTTCCTATAGAGTGGAATTTAGAGGAAGTTTAAACTCCAGCGTGTTTCCTATAGAGTGGAATTTAGAGGAAGTTTAAACTCCAGCGTGTTTCCTATAGAGTGGAATTTAGAGGAAGTTTAAACTCCAGCGTGTTTCCTATAGAGTGGAATTTAGAGGAAGTTTAAACTCCAGCGTGTTTCCTATAGAGTGGAATTTAGAGGAAGTTTAAACTCCCACTCCCTTGCTGGGAAAGAAACAGGAATGCTTGTGTACCCATTATTTACACTATATATTTATAAAGAGGCTTCTTTACACTTAATAAAGTGGAAATCTGAACTCTAAACAATATCTTGCAGTTATTTGTAAGTTGTAATGCACCACTCTTGGCTCGACTGTTTTCCAGTTAGTGTGCCGAGTTCTGAGCTGAACTGTGATGCACCGTCAGCCTCTCTTGTCTTTGATAACTCAGCAAATCTTGGCTGAATGTTTTTAACACATGTGAATGCTGTAAATGCCCTTGTGTAAACTCTTATGAATGAAGCTCTGAAACTGATATATGCATTCATATATACACATGCTAAAATATGCAGACCACACATGCCCTTAAAGTCATTCACATGGAAAGATTTCAAACGTATCATTGGCTCTATAAGCCTCTAATTAAtgagaaatgtaaaaaatggaAGAGCACGGGTCCTTTGTAGGCCAAGCCAAGATCAGGCCGATCAAGTTTCAGAGAACCGACAGGAAATTGGTTGCGTtgcacaggaaaaaaaaacattgccaGACTTTGACATATAAAGCAAGAGGTATGAAGCACAAATGGGCTAGAGAGAGTTGCTAGAAAATGACCACCTTTAGAAGCACAGAGACAAAATGGCAAACCTGTAATCCACTCACCAATCTAAGGATTTGGAAAGATATCCACTCTGAAACATGCAGGAGGAACTGCAGCCGGATGAGCATGTACGGAGGTGAATCTGTACCACAACTacgtacaccaccctcatccaccAGGCCCTGGAGGTGGCATCACAGTGACTTAAATGTCACATTAGCTGTAAATAACTAGCGTTTTCCTCCAGGACTTTATTCTAAATGTCTTAATGATTTTGAAGGTTTCCTGTTTGACTCTATTTGTGGTTGAAGTAGAAAACCAGCACCTGTGTGCCAGAACTCTCTAGAACTTGTGCGTTTTAGCGTGTGTATCGGCAAGTACACAATTAGCCTATTACATCTTGAATTTCTACAATGAACAAAAGGTACTACGATGCTCACAACATAAATGGATGCACTTAAAGTGACAATCATTTTGTAAACGcctgtgcgtatgtgtgtacacAAAAACGCATCTATTGATTCATATATTGATTGAGTCGGGGCCATTCATCTTTATGAGCGTTACTGTCAACGTTGTAGGTGCTGAGGTAGCTTCATCTGCGTGCTGCGCACCAGGTTGTGGTTGAAGACGTGGAGTGCCGGTCTCTGACTCACCGTGTGCATAAACTCCATTAGTTCAGAACGCAGCGGCCAGCCAGTTCTTACCAGAACTAGAAAGTTCTTGTATCTTGCCTATATTACACTGGCTCCCACTGGGTGGCCTTGCGTCTCAGTAATGAGAAACGGTCTCAGTATTTATGGCTAAGCTGAACACCCATTTGTTTAGTCGGGCGTTTTGTTTTATACCCGTCATCGTGCATGAAGGTGTAACTGAGGGTTCATGGCCATTGAGAGTTGGTAAACTGGGGGGGTGCTGGGATGCGGGTAGTTCACCTCCTTTGTTGTCATCAGGAAAACGTTGTTCCACGGAGCCCTCATGTCTGAGATAACCTCTACTTCCGTCCGTTCAGCTCTGCTGCCCCCCGAGTCCCCACTTGCACTTTATACCCCCCTATTTCACACACTTCATCATTTGACTACCTTTATCTGCCCTCTCTTCCTGGGACAGATTACGGGGATCCGCTAGTTTGAATATCTTTCAGTTCTTGAGTTGCTCCAGCACCTGATGGGTTTTGAACACACCTGCGCTTATGAGAAGCAGACTACAGCTACCAGGAACCCAGACGCGTCATGCGTCTGATGTTCATCTCACTTATTTTGCTTTTTGCCCTGTTGTGCTGCCCGACCTCCACCTTTGAGTCTTGGAtcttctcaaggtttcttcttcATGCTCCTGGGAAGTTTTGCTCACCTTTGACTTGCTACTGGGTATTGGACCTTGCTGATAGAGCATTATTTATAAATACTTTTGTCTTGGGCTTTCCAGGTAGTTTACTGTTATCTTTAAACGGCTTTGATTGCATATTGCATAAGTGGATGCTCCGAAAAACGTTTGGACAAAGGTCATGCTTTGAGGTTAATATTTGTGtgactgaattttttttttgtgtgtgtgttgttttttttttattattttaaatatctgAACATCACTGAGCGTTATTCTGGTAAATACAGTTTTAAATGTGTGATATGCATGCCGTGTGCCagtctttgttgtgttttgtgggtCTTGTCAAAAATTAGTCGTCTGTGGTTGTCATTTCCTCTCATATGGCCGATCTTTCTCGTGTTTCACCGTGTTCAGTAAAACGCCTTTTGCTGTGTTGTCGTCGGCTCCGCTGTGTGAAAACCAGAGCTGTGGTGACGGCTCAACAGTGTCGAGGCTGCGCACGGTCGTCTTCACAAACGCTGGTGACTCTGATCAGTTGTGGCTCTCTTCTCTCAGCTGAGAGCTCCCTCCCAGGGACACGAACAGGACATTAAAACGTTTTCGCCATTGAGTCTGCGGTAGGTAGACAGGCTATGCAGAACAGACTccatccctcctctctctctctctctctctctctctctcactctctatctcactcacacacacacacacattctctctctgtgactcacAGAACACAAGGTGGGCACTAAATGTTTAGTTGTAAGAAGAATGGAACATGTCTCTTCTCTGTTTGGATGAAATGCAGCGTTTAAGAAGTAAAACCAACCACCAACTCTCAGTACAGGCCGCAGGGGACAAACTACCTTGATGTGGAATGATGAGTTGTCATAGTAACCATTAGGTTGCAGGTAGCGGTATATCTTTGCTTCCTGGAATTCAGGCTTAAGGCCTGACCTATAGTAGATTAAAATGTACTAATTAAAGATCTTTAGTTGTGGTTACCAGCATGGAAAAATAAGTTACAGGTTGCTGAACACTGAGTGGAAAGAGAATTAATTTAAAATTTgcctatttatttttaaatgttaacTGACGTATTTTATCCTATTCACTTCATTAGTTAAAAAAGTTAAGAATCTGTAGTTCTGAAGTACACGTCATATCACCAGTGTCTACAAGCAAGTGCTTTGGGCACACTGCAAAAATGAACTAGGCGTTTTCTTTACCCACATATTTAAAGCTTATGTCATGTGTTGTTAGTAAAGGCCCTTTgcctctatacacacacacacactaatgtgatGGGATTAACAGTGCCCTTTgaaggagatacacacacagtgtgtgtgtgtgcgcgcacactcgcgcatttgtgtatgtgcatgtaaaAGTGTGTTATCTGAGGCCTGATGCAGTGGAGATTAGGGGCGCTTCAGGGAAACACAACTGTTTCCTTTCCTGGAAGTGTCTATTTTCAAAGTAGTCACTTAACCACCAGCAGGTAAGGACTAAAGGACTGAACACACCAGCACCTTCACCAGGCCAACAAGTGTTTAAACACAGCTTACATTAACACAAGATATAAAGCCAAGCAAGCTGAACCTTGAAGGCTCAGACTAACATATTAacgtataaataaataaaaaatacaaatgttTACGTCAGTAGAGTATTACACTGGTCAAATGCTTCCTTTTACTGGTATCTGTGCCCTGAATGTAATCATCTGATCATCACACTACAGTTAATAAGAGACATTCAAATCCTTACAATATAATAAGGCTTTATTTccatataataaataattatatgGAAAAGAGCCTAGTAAAACATAAAAGAATCCTTTGATTTCTGCACTTCATCAGAAATCTCTTCACCACAGTTCTGTTATCAGAATCATGCATTTGAATTCCTAGGAAGACGATGTCCAGATCTCAGAACAGATTAGAGGCCGTATTACGGCATGCTTTGTCCTGTGACTGGTAACACAGAACAACACATGACAGCCCATGCCAGAGTTTCAGCCCGGACTGCTTCTAACGTAGCAGCTACACTCTCAAGGCCATGTAgtgattaaaaacaaaaaccaacacATTTTCAAGAATTCATTCATGAGTAAGACGAAGGTGACACATTGTCATAAGATAAATGATAATGATCGTTCCCTTGAGGCTCTGCCAAACTTGCTGAGGTTAAAACTAAACCTTTCGTAGCCAATATTGTCTGAAACAAACATTTGAGTTTTGTTTCTGTTGAAAACAGGCAGTAGGCGATGCCTGACATTAAAGCTCAAACAATAGAGCGTGTTCATCTTCCCCAGTGAAGAGTGGCCCTTCTCAAATGTACTGagtttgtacttttttttttctttactaaACCAGGAAACACACCTCATGACACACATTAACTACACCTCACAATGAAAAAGTGTAAAATCACTTCCTCCTTCCATGAATGGAATTATAATCACAGATCTACAGTTTACGTGAACACCGAGACATACCACCTTATCTGGTTCTTACTCATTTTCTGAGTAATCCAATACGCATTTGCTGAAGCATTTTATTGGCAGTCTGTGTCTACCTCACATGCTccgcccaccccccccccccccccccccccccgtctattTCTTGTAAATGTCTGTCTGAGCCATAAAGAGTTACGGTCACCGTAGCTCCGCCCCTCAGGTCCTCTACTACCCAGATTATTCAGATGACAGTAGGAGAGTTCCAGAGAGGTCAGAGTCATTTCAGGAATGCAGGGACATCTCGGTAATATGGAACAGACATAAAAGACACTGTAACAATGTCACAATGTCGCAATGTCACTCTTTACCGATGACTTTCCATTCTCAGGAACCGTCATGAGACGTCAGTTTCATGTCACCTGTAACCTTATACAGTTCTAATGTTAGAAAAGCCTTTTAAACCGAGCTGCTTTGTTTAGAAACTTGAAATTGGTTTCGCAACGTTGAAACTATAATTCCCAAATCTAGAGGCAGTGAAGAGTTAATCCCCTCAGTTCTCTCAGTGTCTATATCGGAGAGAAAATCTCAAGCTGTCATCAGTCTCTTCTAATAAGGAGTCAAGTAACAAAAGGTaatgtttaaaaatatatttattactaATATAAACTTAATAATATAGAAGTTTTGCATAGCAAAAATATAGACACAGGAAATCAAGCTCCCTGTATAGTGTAAACAATCCAAGTCTATGTAAACGTTCATTGCAGTGTGTTCAAGTCTAACATTCAGAATTGTGCTACAAAGTGTCTCCATCACGCCGCagcaggaggtggtgtggagcgTGACGTGCGTCCCCGCCGTACCCCAGCAGTGCTTTAATGCCGCCCGTCGGGCCTTCACAACTGATACGGGAACGAGCGGAGGAAGTTCTTCATGGTGGGGATCACAGGGATGCTGTCGATGGCCTGCTTGCCCCCGCACGTCTCCATGATCTTCCTGCGACACAACTCCTGGAGGCTCTGGACCGCCGCCTTCCGGTACGGTTTCCCCAGGCTCCTCTTGCCCGAGCTGGTGTAGTTCTGTAGCAGTTCGAACAGGGTCTCGAACGTGTCCTTGCTGCCTGGCAGGCTGAACCGAGAGTCCTGGAAGGTAATCCGGATGCTGGCGGGCCCGTTGGGCGCCTTGTAACTGAGCGTGAAGAAAACGTCTTTTTGCTGGCTGTCACGGATCAGGAAGGTGCCCAGGGGCTCCTTCTTGAGTCTGCGGTGAGCCTCGTCCACCGTCATGGGGCCCCAGTAGAAGCCACTCTCCTCCAGCATGGAGGTGGTCTCAACGATGATCTTGAAGTCGCTCTCATTCCTGAAGGAGCGGAAGTGGGTCTCGGGCGTAGTGGCCGCGTGCCTCGGGGAGACCAGCTCTCTGCGCTCTGCTGTGCCTGGACTGTCATTCACTGAGCTGTGCGCCACCATCCTACAGGGAAGACCAACCCGTTTGGTCTCCCATAGCCTGCCTCATTAGCATCATCTAAATGAGGCCCACGGACTCTGTTGAAACAAAGAACAAGCCATATTTAGAGGAGAGCACGACTTAAGGTCCACTGTGGTTCTGGTCAGAATCTAGTCCAGAGTTGTGAATGCATTTATGGCTGTGATACGTTTCAGAACACAAAGACTAACACAAGAATCGCTAAATGGAGatgataataaaataaataaaacagaaatgCCTGCCTGTACTCTTTTACAACGGTTACACTAGTGATCTGGCACGTAACTGGCTTAGGATGACAGCTAGTAGGGGCAGCCGAACTTGATCTTTCATACTTGGGATACTCCACTAgcttcgctcgtatctctgccCATTTCTTCAGAGCTTACAACTTCTGACCCAATCCTTACATCTAGCGGAATGACCACCGCGAACACCGACTTGCTGAGCGGTTTGGACATGGTTTGAAAGCAGCAAAAGCAGTTTTCTATAAAAGAAATAATCTTACCGTTTAGCGAAACCGATGGATGCGGTTTTAAAGAGCAGAACAAGTGGAAACGGTACTCGGTCAGTCGGGAGGTGTGAACTAGTTCCAAAGTGTCTTGAACTTCCATTGACTTACTCCACAGTTACATACAAAGGGTGTAAAAAACGACCTATAAGAGTTCCTCCCTCGCCGTGTAGACTCTGGTGTGTGTCCAACCGACGGCTTAACTCTCGGTTTTATTTCGAGCCCAACTCCGCCCTTTACACCATTTCCCGGAAAGTTTCCTTTCGATTTAGCGTTGGCTTCTCCGAAATCATAGAGCTGAGCTCCCGTTCCTCAAGGAGGGGAGCCGTCCCTCCAGAAAGGACTTACAGAGTCTTGTTTACAAATGTTATGCAGTTTGATCCAAATATCTGGACTAAATAACATGAACTGCATTCACATACAGCTGTATTGTGAATAAGCAAATGTTATTAGAAACGGTCAGCAATGAAACTGATGGATTCTGAATTGTCTGGATTTATATTATTcaataaatatatgtaaatcGACAGTATTTTTGCTTTAAAGTTATATGCCAcctgtcaggtaacagcagggtTCGGATCCGGCGTGTATGCTTGTCTGGTCCGGTCTGCACAAGACTGTGCTGGTTACATCACATGCATGTCTGCATATGTTCAGCTACGCAGAATCATTCACTGTCATTGTGCAGCAGTACAACGAGATGTGAGTCTGTGTTGCACAGACAGCTGCATAAACCCAGTGCAGTGGACCTGATGGGATCTATAGGTGTAGCATAGGTTTCATTTCTTCATAGCAGAGAAAAGAGCCAGAGGTTCTCCTGGGTGGATCATGCAAAAATAACTCAAGCGTTGCTGTAGCCAATGACTGCAGTCCACATCAAATCGCCATATATTTCAACAGTTCACGGTGAGATCCAGCACATTGCGACTTGCATGTACAGCTGGTCAATGATTTCATTGTGAAACTAAAGTTTATTGTGCACTATCTCCATATCAACGACATGTTTGAGTCAGACCGAATTACGTTTTTTAGCTACTTTCGCTTCTgcgtgtttctcagaaaccatgcTGCACTAGGGGGACCGGTCCGTTTCTCAACATACTGCACGAAGACCATATCAGAAGCGTGCACGAATGACTCGGCTTTCCTTTGAAAATCACTTCTCATCAAATGCATCCATTCTGGAAATGTTGGGGTCTGCAAATTGTAGACTCTACGTAGGCTGCAATCATTAAATGAACGGAATACCCTGAGTGATCCACTCCATCGATAGATACGCAGACAGACGACAACAATCTAAAGAAGACGTGCAGCTAACATGGCCATTTTTGCCCAATGTCAATGTTATTTGCTCTGCAGGAAAAACGCGCGCGCCGGTTTAACTGCATTCTCCACTCACCTGCAGAGGTGACGACGCGCAAACAGCAGCACGCGCAAACACCAGCACGCGCAAAACACCAGCACGCGCAACCCCGTCAGTTATCTTTGTTTTCTTATTACAACTGCTTCACCACGAAAGTAAAAGAGAAAGTGTAGGTGTGTAGTCGTCCGGTAGAGGTCGCTGTGTCCTCAGAcgtctgggggggtggggggggggtgtatctCCCACCTTTGTCTTAGTCTACCTGTAGTCTGTTCCATAATCCCATATAGACTATTTTATGTTTGTAACCTGCATATTATGCGAATAGTAACACACAATTAACTATTTGTGACAATTAGATTTGGCTTTCAAGTTCAGGACTTTCGTTTCCCTGCTTAAAAACAGCTTTAGGGCATACAAACCTCACCCAGCCTTAGTAATGTGATTCAGGTAGACTGTTTCATTATGTTCATGTTACTTTCACATTCAGCTAGATTCCCTCAAGTCACGTGATCGGTGGTTATTGTTTTATCCTGAAACCACAGTGTTCAGTCCTGCAGCGCTGCATGGTTTCTTCTAACAAGAGTTAGTACCTGGAACAGGCTCTTTCCACCACTTTCATAATGCCTGGTGCAGGACTACTGGCTTTTCCCATTTGTATTGTGTAGCTATTCACACTATATTCATATTAATTTacatattgttgttgttgttatagtCTAGGTGAATTAATTA includes these proteins:
- the socs1a gene encoding suppressor of cytokine signaling 1a, yielding MVAHSSVNDSPGTAERRELVSPRHAATTPETHFRSFRNESDFKIIVETTSMLEESGFYWGPMTVDEAHRRLKKEPLGTFLIRDSQQKDVFFTLSYKAPNGPASIRITFQDSRFSLPGSKDTFETLFELLQNYTSSGKRSLGKPYRKAAVQSLQELCRRKIMETCGGKQAIDSIPVIPTMKNFLRSFPYQL